ATTGAGAAAATTCCTGCCGATATCGGCATGGCCCACGGTCTGCTGTGGGCCTTCAACCGCCTCTACGTCATGGTCAACGACGGCGACAGCTTGAAGAACGGCGTTTATCGAGTGCGTGATACGAACGGCGATGACCAACTCGATTCTGTCGAGTTTCTCAAGAATGTCGATGGCGGCGGCGAACACGGCCCACATGCAATCGTACCGTCGCCGGATGGTAAATCGCTGTACGTTGTCTGTGGCAATAACACCCACCCGATGAAGGACGCCACCTCGCGCGTGCCAGAAATCTGGGATGAAGACCTGTTGCTGCCGCGCATTTACGGCGTGGGCTTTATGCGCGGCGTGCCAGCACCGGCTGGGGCGATCTACAAGATTGATCCGGATGCCAAGAATTGGGAACGCATCACCAGCGGCTTCCGCAATCCATTCGATATTGCTTTCAATGTCGACGGTGAACTATTCACATTCGACGCCGACATGGAATGGGACATCGGCACGCCGTTCTACCGGCCCACCCGCGTGTGCCACGCCGTAAGCGGCGTCGATTGGGGCTGGCGCAACGGCAGCGGCAAGTGGCCCGTTTACTTTGCCGATACCGTGCCGCCCGTTGTCAATGTCGGCCTCGGCTCGCCGACCGGCATCACGTTTGGTTACGGCGCCAAGTTCCCCGCGAAGTATCAGAACACGCTTTTCCTGTGCGATTGGACCTACGGCAAGATGTACGCCGTGCACCTGCAGCCGGCCGGCTCATCGTACACCGGCACGCTCGAGGAATTCATGTCGGCCACGCCGCTGCCTTTTACCGATGCAATCGTCAATCCGCACGACGGGGCAATGTATTTTCTGATTGGCGGCCGCAAGACTCAGTCGGGGTTGTATCGTGTGACCTATGTCGGCAAGGAATCGACGGCCCGGGCGTTCGGGCACCAGCCGAATGCCGACGAGCGAAGGCTTCGCCACGATTTGGAAGCCTTGCACGTTGGCGATCATCCGGATGCTGTGGAGAAAGCGTGGCCGTACCTGGGGCACAGTGATCGTTTCCTCCGAGCTACGGCCC
The genomic region above belongs to Pirellulales bacterium and contains:
- a CDS encoding heme-binding protein, which encodes MLIRFWTWAVLIWSCFARVAQAAESASQPATQRKIELAAAATPVDRIHLPEGFRAELLYSVPKEEEGSWVNICHDPRGRLIVSDQYGGLYRVTPPELGEKSPARIEKIPADIGMAHGLLWAFNRLYVMVNDGDSLKNGVYRVRDTNGDDQLDSVEFLKNVDGGGEHGPHAIVPSPDGKSLYVVCGNNTHPMKDATSRVPEIWDEDLLLPRIYGVGFMRGVPAPAGAIYKIDPDAKNWERITSGFRNPFDIAFNVDGELFTFDADMEWDIGTPFYRPTRVCHAVSGVDWGWRNGSGKWPVYFADTVPPVVNVGLGSPTGITFGYGAKFPAKYQNTLFLCDWTYGKMYAVHLQPAGSSYTGTLEEFMSATPLPFTDAIVNPHDGAMYFLIGGRKTQSGLYRVTYVGKESTARAFGHQPNADERRLRHDLEALHVGDHPDAVEKAWPYLGHSDRFLRATARAAIERRPLESWQDRALAESNPQAALTALIALSRTVHRSFKPTGPDLDTPPPAFPAANAKRHPLHGPVLAALGRIDWSQLSPEQRLELLRAYELALYRLGAPDEDTRAKLIARLDGLYPASDPQANVLLTELLCYLQSPSAAEKGMKLLAAAPEQEAQIGLVKSLRFLKVGWTIDLHRELFQWFVRAQSYRGGNNFSGFLD